A stretch of Vannielia litorea DNA encodes these proteins:
- a CDS encoding dihydrodipicolinate synthase family protein — protein MSWSGIWPVAPTPFHDDGTLDLEGMKRVLDCIIDQGADGICILANFSEQFLLSDEEREVLTRLSLEHVAGRVPVIVTISHYATQIAVERARLARSLGAAAVMMMPPYHGALLKGTPEQSYQQFRAVGEVGIPIMVQDAPLSGVELPVSLLVRMAREIEQVRLFKIECPKAANKLRALIAEGGDAIEAPFDGEEGITLLADLDAGATGSMTSGMIVDQIKPVITLYRAGDIEGATAAYGRVAMAINHENRQCGWQSCKLAMVEGGVIGSEFCRDPIAPLHPAIRQRMIDLLKPLDPLVLRWGK, from the coding sequence ATGAGCTGGAGCGGAATCTGGCCGGTCGCGCCCACGCCCTTCCACGACGATGGCACGCTCGACCTGGAGGGCATGAAGCGGGTGCTCGACTGCATCATCGACCAGGGGGCCGATGGCATCTGCATCCTGGCGAACTTCTCGGAGCAGTTCCTGCTTTCCGACGAGGAGCGCGAAGTGCTCACCCGCCTGTCGCTGGAGCATGTGGCGGGCCGGGTGCCGGTGATCGTGACGATCAGCCACTATGCCACGCAGATCGCGGTGGAGCGCGCGCGGCTGGCCCGGTCGCTTGGGGCCGCGGCGGTGATGATGATGCCGCCCTACCACGGCGCGCTCCTCAAGGGCACGCCCGAGCAGAGCTATCAGCAGTTCCGCGCGGTGGGCGAGGTGGGCATTCCGATCATGGTGCAGGATGCGCCGCTGTCGGGCGTCGAGCTGCCGGTGTCGCTGCTGGTGCGGATGGCCCGCGAGATCGAGCAGGTGCGCCTGTTCAAGATCGAGTGCCCGAAGGCCGCCAACAAGCTGCGCGCGCTGATCGCCGAGGGCGGTGACGCCATCGAGGCGCCGTTTGACGGCGAAGAGGGCATCACGCTGCTGGCCGACCTCGACGCCGGGGCGACCGGCTCGATGACCAGCGGCATGATCGTGGACCAGATCAAGCCGGTGATCACGCTGTACCGCGCGGGCGACATCGAGGGTGCCACCGCGGCCTACGGGCGGGTGGCGATGGCCATCAACCACGAGAACCGCCAGTGCGGCTGGCAGTCCTGCAAGCTGGCGATGGTCGAGGGCGGGGTGATCGGCTCGGAGTTCTGCCGCGACCCGATCGCGCCGCTGCACCCGGCCATCCGGCAACGGATGATCGACCTGCTGAAACCGCTCGACCCGCTCGTGCTGCGCTGGGGGAAATGA
- a CDS encoding DUF475 domain-containing protein, with amino-acid sequence MEQGSHLPAEAGRDAASGRSMLSYFKWAFLVTALGILLGAWLGWITTGTAAGTLGIVFICSVLAVLEISLSFDNAIVNANKLKHMRPEWQHRFLTWGILIAVFGMRIVFPLLIVVIAANIGPWQAVVLAAAQPEAYARIMHDAHLPIAAFGGAFLMMVGLSFFFDREKDVHWVRWLEQRMAKYATIRGVEVAVVLLVAMGFSRLLEGPEVQVFFSAAIWGLLTFLLVEVVGGLLDSSQQSLGTAAKGGVGAFLYLEVLDASFSFDGVIGAFALSQNLFVIAIGLGIGAMYVRSMTIMLVEKGTLAEYRYLEHGAFYAIIALSVVMFAQSVVHIPEVITGLGGAALIGLSFWSSLR; translated from the coding sequence ATGGAACAAGGATCACACCTCCCGGCGGAGGCGGGGCGCGATGCTGCGTCCGGTCGCAGCATGCTGTCCTACTTCAAATGGGCCTTCCTGGTCACCGCGCTCGGCATCCTGCTCGGAGCCTGGCTGGGCTGGATCACCACAGGCACCGCCGCGGGCACGCTGGGCATCGTGTTCATCTGCTCGGTGCTTGCGGTGCTGGAGATCTCGCTGTCGTTCGACAACGCCATCGTCAACGCCAACAAGCTCAAGCACATGCGCCCGGAGTGGCAGCACCGGTTCCTGACCTGGGGCATCCTGATCGCGGTCTTCGGGATGCGCATCGTCTTTCCGCTGCTGATCGTGGTGATCGCCGCCAACATCGGGCCCTGGCAGGCCGTGGTGCTCGCCGCCGCCCAGCCCGAGGCATACGCCCGCATCATGCATGACGCCCACCTGCCCATCGCAGCCTTCGGCGGGGCCTTCCTGATGATGGTCGGCCTCAGCTTCTTCTTCGACCGGGAGAAGGATGTGCACTGGGTGCGCTGGCTGGAGCAGAGGATGGCCAAATACGCCACCATTCGCGGCGTCGAGGTGGCGGTTGTGCTGCTTGTCGCGATGGGCTTTTCGCGGTTGCTCGAAGGGCCCGAGGTGCAGGTGTTCTTCTCCGCCGCGATCTGGGGCCTGCTGACCTTTCTGCTGGTCGAGGTCGTGGGCGGGCTGCTCGACAGTTCGCAGCAATCGCTGGGGACGGCGGCCAAGGGCGGGGTCGGGGCCTTTCTCTACCTCGAGGTGCTCGACGCCTCCTTCAGCTTCGACGGCGTGATCGGCGCCTTCGCCCTGAGCCAGAACCTCTTCGTCATCGCCATCGGCCTGGGCATCGGTGCGATGTACGTGCGCTCGATGACGATCATGCTGGTGGAAAAGGGCACCCTGGCCGAGTATCGCTATCTCGAGCACGGCGCCTTCTACGCCATCATCGCGCTCTCGGTGGTGATGTTTGCGCAATCCGTCGTGCACATCCCCGAGGTCATCACCGGACTGGGCGGCGCGGCGCTGATCGGGCTGTCGTTCTGGTCGTCTCTCAGGTGA
- a CDS encoding flavin-containing monooxygenase gives MTVETTDTLIVGAGQSGIAMSEHLRDLGIPHLVLERNRVAERWRSERWDSLVANGPAWHDRFPNMEFDDVDPDSFPAKERMARYFEDYAAMIDAPIRTGVEVKRVRRAEGKPGYRVETSQGVIEAQRVVAATGPFQAPAMPQIVPESAGLMQLHSSAYKNPAQLPEGAVLVVGGGASGSQIAEELHRAGRKVFLSIGEHYRPPRSYRARDYCWWLGVLGKWDEIKIDAKKKHVAFAVSGYDGGKTIDFRRLGNMGITVLGLTQDYEGGVLHFADDLVANLAEGDRAYLEVLREADDYVARNGIDLPEEPEAWEIQPDPDCVTNPVLELDVKEAGITSVVWATGFRFDFSWLDVPGAFRDGMPFHKRGISAEPGIYFLGLPELTNRASSFIYGCWYDAKYLATHVMVQRNYTAYRKDVSVPGAERRAG, from the coding sequence ATGACAGTTGAAACCACCGATACGCTGATCGTCGGGGCCGGGCAGTCGGGGATCGCGATGAGCGAGCACCTGCGCGACCTCGGGATTCCGCACCTGGTGCTGGAGCGCAACCGGGTGGCCGAGCGCTGGCGGTCGGAGCGGTGGGACTCGCTCGTGGCCAACGGCCCGGCCTGGCACGACCGCTTTCCGAACATGGAATTCGACGATGTCGATCCCGACAGCTTTCCGGCCAAGGAGCGCATGGCGCGCTACTTCGAGGACTATGCCGCGATGATCGACGCGCCGATCCGCACCGGCGTGGAGGTCAAGCGCGTGCGCCGGGCCGAGGGCAAGCCGGGCTACCGGGTGGAAACCTCGCAGGGCGTGATCGAGGCGCAGCGCGTGGTCGCGGCCACCGGGCCGTTCCAGGCCCCCGCCATGCCGCAGATCGTGCCCGAGAGCGCGGGGCTGATGCAGCTGCACTCCTCGGCCTACAAGAACCCCGCCCAGCTGCCCGAAGGGGCGGTGCTCGTGGTGGGTGGCGGCGCTTCGGGCTCGCAGATCGCCGAGGAGCTGCACCGCGCGGGCCGCAAGGTCTTTCTCTCCATCGGCGAGCACTATCGCCCGCCGCGCAGCTATCGCGCCCGCGACTACTGCTGGTGGCTCGGTGTGCTGGGCAAGTGGGACGAGATCAAGATCGACGCCAAGAAGAAGCACGTGGCCTTCGCGGTCAGCGGCTACGACGGCGGCAAGACCATCGACTTCCGCCGCCTCGGCAACATGGGCATCACCGTGCTCGGGCTGACCCAGGACTACGAGGGCGGCGTTCTGCACTTCGCCGATGACCTCGTGGCCAACCTCGCCGAGGGCGACCGCGCCTATCTCGAGGTGCTGCGCGAGGCCGACGATTACGTCGCCCGCAACGGCATTGACCTGCCCGAAGAGCCGGAGGCCTGGGAGATCCAGCCCGACCCGGATTGCGTGACCAACCCGGTGCTGGAGCTCGATGTGAAGGAGGCCGGCATCACCTCGGTCGTCTGGGCCACCGGCTTCAGGTTCGATTTTTCCTGGCTCGACGTGCCCGGCGCCTTCCGCGATGGCATGCCCTTCCACAAGCGCGGCATCTCCGCCGAGCCGGGCATCTACTTTCTCGGCCTGCCGGAGCTGACCAACCGGGCCTCGTCCTTCATCTACGGCTGCTGGTATGACGCCAAGTACCTGGCCACCCACGTGATGGTGCAGCGCAACTACACGGCCTATCGCAAGGACGTGTCGGTGCCGGGAGCCGAGCGCCGGGCGGGCTGA
- a CDS encoding type II 3-dehydroquinate dehydratase: MPKIVFINGPNANLYGLDPSGTYGSDSFATIEQKCRDKAAELGIDLEFLQSNHEGQIIDWIQAARRDAQGIIINAAGLTYTSIAILDALMAFDGPILECHMSNIHKREPFRHHSYISKVATGIIAGLGLRGYLLALAAMGEMVGEGA; this comes from the coding sequence ATGCCGAAAATCGTCTTCATCAACGGCCCCAACGCCAACCTCTACGGGCTCGATCCGAGCGGCACCTACGGCTCCGACAGCTTTGCGACGATCGAGCAGAAATGCCGGGACAAGGCCGCCGAGCTGGGGATTGATCTGGAGTTCCTGCAAAGCAACCACGAGGGCCAGATCATCGACTGGATCCAGGCCGCCCGGCGCGATGCGCAGGGGATCATCATCAACGCCGCCGGGCTGACCTATACCTCCATCGCCATCCTCGACGCGCTGATGGCCTTCGACGGCCCGATCCTCGAATGTCACATGAGCAACATCCACAAGCGCGAGCCGTTCCGGCACCATTCCTACATCTCCAAGGTGGCGACCGGCATCATCGCCGGGCTGGGCCTGCGCGGCTACCTGCTGGCGCTCGCCGCGATGGGGGAGATGGTCGGGGAGGGGGCATGA
- a CDS encoding 2-hydroxyacid dehydrogenase has product MSRDILAFYSAFDPFEPWRDALAPHLPDVEILRAEDVTEPERVRFTLVWKPPAGFFARFPNLAMVINLGAGVDQLVARDDLPDVPVTRLSDPEMGRMMAGFVLFSVLRHAREIPHFEQAQRESRWSYRHPKRAADICVAVLGLGELGRLAAEEVARQGFDTHGWATRPKDIAGVVSHHGPEALRPLLARADIVVCMLPLTPGTRGMIDAGLLAAFKPGAAFVNVSRGEIVDEPALVGALESGRIGSATLDVFAAEPLPETSPLWQMPRVLVTPHLASVAIPESAAAQIAANIRAITEGAPVANRVDPARGY; this is encoded by the coding sequence ATGAGCCGCGACATCCTCGCCTTCTATTCTGCCTTCGATCCTTTCGAGCCCTGGCGCGACGCGCTCGCCCCGCACCTGCCCGATGTCGAGATCCTGCGCGCCGAAGATGTGACCGAGCCCGAGCGCGTGCGTTTCACGCTGGTCTGGAAGCCGCCGGCAGGGTTCTTTGCCCGCTTCCCCAACCTCGCCATGGTCATCAACCTCGGCGCCGGGGTCGATCAGCTGGTGGCCCGCGACGACCTGCCCGATGTGCCGGTGACGCGGCTCTCCGACCCAGAGATGGGCCGGATGATGGCGGGGTTCGTGCTTTTCTCCGTCCTCCGCCATGCCCGCGAGATCCCCCATTTCGAACAGGCCCAACGCGAGAGCCGCTGGTCCTACCGCCACCCCAAACGCGCCGCCGATATCTGTGTGGCCGTGCTCGGGCTGGGCGAGCTGGGCCGTCTCGCGGCGGAAGAGGTGGCACGGCAGGGCTTCGACACCCACGGCTGGGCGACCCGTCCAAAGGACATTGCGGGCGTCGTCTCGCACCACGGGCCCGAGGCGCTGCGCCCGCTGCTGGCACGGGCCGACATCGTGGTCTGCATGCTCCCTCTGACCCCCGGCACCCGCGGCATGATCGACGCCGGGCTGCTCGCGGCCTTCAAGCCGGGGGCCGCCTTCGTGAACGTCTCGCGCGGCGAGATCGTCGATGAACCGGCGCTGGTGGGGGCGCTCGAAAGCGGCCGGATCGGCAGCGCCACGCTCGATGTTTTTGCCGCCGAGCCGCTGCCCGAGACCAGCCCGCTCTGGCAGATGCCCCGCGTGCTCGTCACCCCGCACCTTGCCTCCGTCGCCATCCCCGAAAGCGCCGCCGCCCAGATCGCCGCCAACATCCGCGCGATCACCGAAGGCGCACCGGTTGCAAACCGGGTGGACCCTGCGCGGGGCTACTGA
- a CDS encoding TRAP transporter substrate-binding protein has product MKLLSFTLATVLAAVPVSHALADTPIKMAVETPPGDPLNLMLTTFRDTLSQGGGFVPDFYESGALGDEAALTELLRAGQVDVVPLGSDVVELDSKFAVFDLPFLFDDKATARAALDGALGEKLTASLRETTGLQVLAYGELGFRAISNSVRPIETPADLAGLKLRTPGSQTRIMAFTALGAAPTPMPLGEVYVALRQGVIDGQENPLSVVKEFSFDEVQEFVSLTNHVYTPITLAMAGSAWDALTPEEQAAVTAAAKAGAEATRVQSDESDASLVSEFEAAGLKVNTPDLAAFKEAAAPLRAEFAAIIGEEFLSDVEGSLK; this is encoded by the coding sequence ATGAAACTGCTTTCCTTTACCCTTGCCACGGTCCTTGCCGCAGTGCCGGTGAGCCACGCCTTGGCCGATACCCCGATCAAGATGGCGGTCGAAACCCCGCCGGGTGATCCGCTGAACCTGATGCTCACCACCTTCCGCGACACGCTTTCGCAGGGCGGCGGCTTTGTCCCCGACTTCTACGAAAGCGGCGCCCTGGGCGACGAGGCGGCGCTGACCGAGCTGTTGCGCGCCGGACAGGTCGACGTGGTGCCGCTGGGCTCCGACGTGGTCGAACTGGACAGCAAGTTCGCAGTGTTCGACCTGCCCTTCCTGTTTGACGACAAGGCGACCGCCCGCGCCGCGCTCGACGGGGCTCTCGGCGAAAAGCTCACCGCCTCGCTGCGCGAGACAACCGGCCTTCAGGTGCTGGCCTACGGCGAGCTGGGCTTCCGGGCCATCTCCAACTCCGTCCGCCCGATCGAAACGCCTGCCGACCTTGCGGGCCTCAAGCTGCGTACCCCCGGCTCGCAGACCCGGATCATGGCCTTCACCGCGCTGGGCGCCGCCCCCACCCCGATGCCATTGGGCGAAGTCTACGTGGCGCTCCGTCAGGGCGTGATCGACGGGCAGGAAAACCCGCTCTCGGTGGTCAAGGAGTTTTCCTTCGACGAGGTGCAGGAGTTCGTGTCCCTCACCAACCACGTCTACACGCCGATCACGCTGGCCATGGCCGGCTCGGCCTGGGACGCGCTCACGCCCGAGGAGCAGGCGGCGGTGACGGCGGCGGCCAAGGCGGGCGCCGAGGCGACGCGGGTGCAATCCGATGAAAGCGACGCCTCGCTGGTCTCGGAGTTCGAGGCCGCGGGCCTCAAGGTGAACACTCCCGACCTCGCCGCCTTCAAGGAGGCCGCGGCCCCGCTGCGGGCCGAGTTCGCCGCCATCATCGGCGAAGAGTTCCTCTCGGACGTGGAAGGTAGCCTGAAGTGA
- a CDS encoding maleate cis-trans isomerase family protein, producing MQDGDGHRARIGLIFMASSVVMEAEMWAMAPQGVSVHTTRIKLPKVTVEGIQAMMDAPELEQAARLLASAPLDVLCFGGTSASFLHGTAYDKALIARMKDWAPGLAINTASTASLAGLAAVGAGPVVLATPYVDEVHARAIRFLEENGHKVLASDNLRIDEDQALAEVPLEKVFDMVCEMDHPEAEAVFISCTNFRTAGVIDALEKELGKPVVSAVQSSFWHALRLAGVEDDCPGYGQLFRQPLPGAVA from the coding sequence ATGCAGGACGGCGATGGCCACCGCGCCCGGATCGGCCTGATCTTCATGGCCTCTTCCGTCGTCATGGAAGCAGAGATGTGGGCGATGGCGCCCCAGGGCGTGTCGGTGCACACCACGCGGATCAAGCTTCCCAAGGTGACGGTCGAGGGCATCCAGGCGATGATGGATGCGCCCGAGCTGGAGCAGGCCGCACGGCTGCTGGCCTCGGCTCCGCTCGATGTGCTCTGCTTCGGCGGCACATCGGCCTCCTTCCTGCATGGCACCGCCTACGACAAGGCGCTGATCGCCAGGATGAAGGACTGGGCCCCCGGCCTTGCCATCAACACCGCCTCCACCGCCTCGCTCGCGGGGCTTGCGGCGGTGGGGGCCGGGCCGGTGGTGCTGGCCACGCCCTATGTGGACGAGGTGCATGCCCGCGCGATCCGGTTTCTGGAGGAGAACGGCCACAAGGTTCTGGCCAGCGACAACCTGCGGATCGACGAGGATCAGGCGCTGGCGGAAGTGCCGCTGGAAAAGGTCTTCGACATGGTCTGCGAGATGGATCACCCCGAGGCCGAGGCTGTCTTCATCAGCTGCACCAATTTCCGGACAGCCGGGGTGATCGACGCGCTCGAGAAGGAACTGGGCAAGCCGGTTGTCAGCGCGGTGCAATCCTCTTTCTGGCATGCGCTTCGGCTGGCGGGGGTGGAGGATGACTGCCCCGGTTACGGGCAGCTCTTCAGGCAGCCCCTGCCAGGGGCCGTCGCATGA
- a CDS encoding TRAP transporter small permease gives MMGAGEPAEAPSPGGAPARWARQALEALAAALMGGIALLVLANALGRYLFGKPLPWSEELVITAMIWVASTGLLLGAIRGSLITCDVLVARLPPRACRLLAVACGVIGAGALGFFAWQIRAYLGLFGGDVTPILRMPKGLGISALMLAMAGMGGVLLFRAARLMARGARP, from the coding sequence ATGATGGGCGCGGGAGAGCCTGCGGAGGCGCCGTCTCCGGGTGGCGCCCCCGCGCGCTGGGCCAGGCAGGCTCTGGAGGCGCTGGCGGCGGCGCTGATGGGCGGCATTGCCCTGCTGGTGCTGGCCAACGCGCTGGGGCGATACCTCTTTGGCAAGCCACTGCCATGGAGCGAGGAACTGGTCATCACCGCGATGATCTGGGTGGCTTCTACGGGGCTGCTGCTGGGTGCGATCCGCGGCAGCCTCATCACCTGCGACGTGCTGGTGGCGCGCCTGCCACCCCGTGCCTGCCGCCTGCTGGCGGTGGCCTGCGGCGTGATCGGCGCCGGGGCGCTTGGCTTCTTCGCATGGCAGATCCGGGCCTACCTCGGCCTCTTCGGGGGCGACGTGACCCCGATCCTGCGGATGCCCAAGGGGCTTGGCATCTCGGCGTTGATGCTGGCGATGGCGGGGATGGGCGGGGTGCTCCTGTTCCGCGCGGCGCGGCTGATGGCACGGGGTGCACGGCCATGA
- a CDS encoding TRAP transporter large permease — MMGLAAATIITLCGLALAGFPVIVALAASVVVFLTFSGGWMLAMPQQTLAGLSDPILVTLPLFILAGGIMNAGGIADRLFAFAGALLGWMRGGLAHVNVGVSLMFGGMIGTSVADLAGSGSVIIPKMKQAGYPGPFSAALTATSSGIGVLVPPSSPMILYSAVTGTSLGAMFLAGAVPGLLMALVLMATVGLLARRHGWKPSQGFEWGELMRTGRAAILPMGMPGLILGGLVFGLFTPSEAGAFAVAYALFLSMVVYRSLDLRGLYRVAVDAAVLTGEVLMVVGLSTALGWALSQARVPVALAELMQVLFPFENDVLQILTLLLLALVAGMVLDPLIPMIMPVLLPSLLTLDVDLVHFGVLMVVTVAIGQVTPPVALALLVAARIGQEEVLAVTRANMPFLLALVGLLILLVLVPQLSLWLPGVLM; from the coding sequence ATGATGGGGCTTGCAGCCGCGACCATCATCACGCTGTGCGGGCTGGCGCTTGCGGGCTTTCCGGTCATCGTTGCGCTGGCGGCCTCCGTGGTGGTGTTTCTCACCTTCTCGGGCGGTTGGATGCTGGCAATGCCGCAGCAGACCCTGGCGGGCCTCTCCGACCCGATCCTCGTGACCCTGCCGCTCTTCATCCTTGCGGGCGGCATCATGAACGCAGGCGGCATTGCCGACCGGCTGTTTGCCTTTGCGGGTGCGCTGCTGGGCTGGATGCGGGGCGGGCTGGCCCATGTGAACGTGGGCGTGAGCCTGATGTTCGGTGGCATGATCGGCACCTCGGTGGCCGACCTTGCGGGCAGCGGCTCGGTGATAATCCCCAAGATGAAGCAGGCCGGCTATCCCGGCCCCTTCTCCGCCGCGCTCACTGCCACCTCCTCGGGCATCGGCGTGCTGGTGCCGCCCTCCTCGCCGATGATTCTCTACTCGGCCGTCACCGGAACCTCTCTGGGCGCGATGTTTCTCGCCGGTGCGGTGCCGGGCCTGCTGATGGCGCTGGTGCTGATGGCGACCGTGGGGCTGCTCGCGCGGCGGCACGGGTGGAAGCCCTCGCAGGGGTTCGAATGGGGCGAGCTGATGCGCACCGGGCGGGCCGCGATCCTGCCGATGGGGATGCCCGGGTTGATCCTCGGCGGCCTCGTCTTCGGGCTCTTCACCCCTTCGGAGGCGGGCGCCTTCGCGGTGGCCTATGCGCTGTTCCTGTCGATGGTCGTCTACCGCAGCCTCGATCTGCGCGGTCTTTACCGTGTTGCGGTGGATGCCGCCGTGCTCACCGGCGAAGTGCTGATGGTGGTGGGCCTGTCGACCGCGCTGGGCTGGGCCTTGAGCCAGGCAAGGGTGCCGGTCGCGCTGGCCGAGCTGATGCAGGTGCTGTTTCCCTTCGAGAACGACGTGCTGCAAATTCTCACCCTGCTGCTGCTCGCGCTGGTGGCGGGGATGGTGCTCGATCCGCTGATCCCGATGATCATGCCGGTGTTGCTGCCCTCGCTGCTCACGCTCGATGTGGACCTCGTCCATTTCGGCGTGCTGATGGTCGTGACGGTGGCAATCGGGCAGGTGACGCCGCCGGTGGCATTGGCGCTGCTTGTGGCGGCCCGAATAGGGCAGGAGGAAGTGCTGGCCGTGACCCGGGCCAACATGCCCTTCCTCCTCGCGCTCGTCGGGTTGCTGATCCTGCTGGTTCTCGTGCCGCAGCTCTCGCTCTGGCTGCCGGGCGTCCTGATGTAG
- a CDS encoding ABC transporter substrate-binding protein, with translation MNHPLVAALALTALGTAAGAETLTVSTWGGSFRDLIDETIARKFTEETGVEVEYITGGTIDRLNAAQLNKDAPESDVTFTTSHIGWLYQNGGLFEELDMGKIPNASNLVEQAKISPGHIGAWAYVYTIGYRPDMLPEGIDFDSWEDLWSPELAGSIAAPDFDPSHIIAVSALLSGSDAENWEDGQEKLLALKPNFKAFYTNDANSQQLISTGETPVQIILSMNAYHMKNEGVDIALAIPSEGAVLGVDTMGITAGTEKAELAYQFINAALDPEVQAQIAQIKKGSPVVTGVELPAEVAELPGVFTTAEQWDSQALIIPHALRAEKTAEWRKWFSENMIAN, from the coding sequence ATGAACCACCCTCTCGTCGCCGCCCTGGCGCTTACCGCTCTCGGCACCGCCGCCGGGGCCGAGACCCTCACCGTCAGCACATGGGGCGGCTCGTTCCGCGACCTGATCGACGAGACCATCGCCAGGAAGTTCACCGAGGAGACCGGCGTCGAGGTCGAATACATCACCGGCGGCACCATCGACCGGCTGAACGCGGCCCAGCTCAACAAGGACGCGCCCGAGAGCGACGTGACCTTCACCACCTCGCACATCGGCTGGCTCTACCAGAACGGCGGGCTCTTCGAGGAGCTCGACATGGGCAAGATCCCCAACGCCTCCAACCTTGTCGAACAGGCCAAGATCAGCCCCGGCCACATCGGCGCCTGGGCCTATGTCTACACCATCGGCTACCGCCCCGACATGCTGCCCGAGGGCATCGACTTCGACAGCTGGGAAGACCTGTGGTCGCCCGAGCTGGCCGGCTCCATCGCCGCGCCCGACTTCGACCCCTCGCACATCATCGCCGTTTCGGCGCTGCTCTCGGGCTCGGATGCCGAGAACTGGGAGGACGGGCAGGAGAAGCTGTTGGCGCTCAAGCCCAACTTCAAGGCCTTCTACACCAATGACGCCAACTCCCAGCAGCTCATCTCCACCGGCGAGACCCCGGTGCAGATCATCCTGTCGATGAACGCCTACCACATGAAGAACGAGGGCGTGGACATCGCGCTCGCCATCCCGTCGGAAGGGGCGGTGCTGGGCGTCGATACAATGGGCATCACCGCAGGCACCGAGAAGGCCGAGCTGGCCTATCAGTTCATCAACGCAGCCCTGGATCCGGAGGTGCAGGCCCAGATCGCCCAGATCAAGAAGGGCAGCCCGGTGGTGACCGGGGTGGAGCTGCCCGCCGAGGTGGCCGAGCTGCCGGGCGTCTTCACCACCGCCGAGCAATGGGACAGCCAGGCGCTGATCATCCCGCACGCGCTGCGCGCCGAGAAGACCGCCGAATGGCGCAAGTGGTTCTCCGAGAACATGATCGCCAACTGA
- a CDS encoding ABC transporter permease — protein MTKRPFLGWFVTPAGLIAIGIAASFLAIVQYSLRAHVPGMLDPGGFTFENFTTLLKPAYGKAFLTTVLLCFWTAVFTLLIGYPLAFAMLRTRSGWLRGAMLIITLTPLFLGEVVRTYSWIIVLGNQGFLNSALLGLGLIDEPISFMFTMTGVVIALVHFTLPIVTIMLAAAIAHIDRRLEQAAFSLGAGRVRVFLTVTLPLSVPGIVAASSTAFAWTFSAFATPQMIGGGQVVTISTLVYQVGFASFNFPLAASLSLAGLLFTVAVLSLFNLGMKQIERQGAH, from the coding sequence ATGACCAAGCGACCGTTTCTGGGCTGGTTCGTCACCCCCGCAGGGCTCATCGCCATCGGCATCGCCGCCTCCTTCCTGGCGATCGTGCAATACAGCCTGCGGGCCCATGTGCCGGGCATGCTCGATCCGGGCGGCTTTACCTTCGAGAACTTCACCACGCTGCTGAAGCCCGCCTACGGCAAGGCCTTTCTGACCACGGTGCTGCTCTGCTTCTGGACGGCGGTCTTTACCCTGCTCATCGGCTACCCGCTGGCCTTCGCCATGCTGCGAACCCGCTCCGGCTGGCTCCGCGGCGCGATGCTGATCATCACCCTCACGCCGCTGTTTCTGGGCGAGGTGGTGCGCACCTATTCGTGGATCATCGTGCTGGGCAACCAGGGCTTTCTCAACTCGGCGCTGCTCGGGCTCGGCCTGATCGACGAGCCGATCTCCTTCATGTTCACCATGACCGGCGTGGTCATCGCGCTGGTGCACTTCACCCTGCCGATCGTCACCATCATGCTGGCCGCCGCCATCGCCCATATCGACCGCAGGCTGGAGCAGGCCGCCTTCAGCCTGGGCGCCGGGCGGGTGCGGGTGTTTCTCACCGTCACCCTGCCGCTCTCGGTGCCGGGCATCGTGGCCGCCAGTTCCACCGCCTTCGCCTGGACCTTCTCGGCCTTCGCCACCCCGCAGATGATCGGCGGCGGGCAGGTGGTGACGATCTCGACTCTGGTCTACCAGGTCGGCTTCGCCTCCTTCAACTTTCCGCTCGCCGCCTCGCTCTCGCTCGCGGGCCTGCTCTTTACCGTGGCCGTGCTGAGCCTCTTCAACCTCGGCATGAAGCAGATCGAGCGGCAGGGAGCCCATTGA